The following proteins come from a genomic window of Kitasatospora sp. NBC_01246:
- a CDS encoding glutathione S-transferase C-terminal domain-containing protein, whose translation MSQNVPYASPADTAVHGEYRITRAPGDERPLYRFTGRITADGSSGFAAEPGRYHIYAGWFCPWAQRTTIQRALNGLEDVVSVSYVDGRRDGRGWAFRETYGPDPVNGFTLLRDAYERTEPGFDGHISVPTLWDRRTGRVVSNDFRTIGIDLATQFGRWSNGADTYPEDLRAEIDALDARLGPAVNHGAGAAAGTGDVALAARALLLETFAELDARLATSRYLLGDRLTEADVRLWVTLVRYDVGPNHARAVNPGLAAYPHLWAYARDLYQRKPFTGTTDFAAFTEPGASVPDWHAPVERPLPA comes from the coding sequence GTGAGTCAGAACGTGCCCTACGCCAGCCCCGCCGACACCGCCGTCCACGGCGAGTACCGGATCACCAGGGCTCCCGGCGACGAGCGCCCGCTGTACCGCTTCACCGGGCGGATCACCGCCGACGGGAGCAGCGGCTTCGCCGCCGAGCCCGGCCGCTACCACATCTACGCCGGCTGGTTCTGCCCCTGGGCGCAGCGCACCACCATCCAGCGCGCTCTCAACGGGCTGGAGGACGTCGTCTCGGTGTCCTACGTCGACGGCCGCCGTGACGGCCGCGGCTGGGCCTTCCGGGAGACCTACGGGCCGGACCCGGTGAACGGGTTCACCCTGCTGCGCGACGCGTACGAGCGGACCGAGCCCGGTTTCGACGGGCACATCTCGGTGCCGACGCTCTGGGACCGCCGGACCGGTCGGGTGGTCAGCAACGACTTCCGGACCATAGGCATCGACCTGGCGACCCAGTTCGGCCGGTGGAGCAACGGCGCCGACACCTACCCGGAGGACCTCCGGGCCGAGATCGACGCGCTGGACGCCCGGCTGGGCCCGGCCGTGAACCACGGCGCGGGCGCGGCGGCCGGCACCGGGGACGTCGCGCTCGCGGCCCGCGCCCTGCTGCTGGAGACCTTCGCGGAGCTGGACGCCCGGCTGGCCACCAGCCGCTACCTGCTGGGCGACCGGCTGACCGAGGCCGATGTGCGGCTCTGGGTGACGCTGGTGCGCTACGACGTCGGGCCCAACCACGCGCGCGCGGTGAACCCCGGTCTGGCCGCGTACCCGCACCTGTGGGCCTACGCCCGCGATCTCTACCAGCGGAAGCCGTTCACCGGCACCACGGACTTCGCCGCCTTCACCGAGCCGGGCGCGAGCGTCCCGGACTGGCACGCCCCGGTGGAGCGTCCGCTTCCCGCCTGA
- a CDS encoding GNAT family N-acetyltransferase translates to MPQYPVLIPDDAPDTAERRHPLDNPARAALLGPHAHLAERSGEVLRYPADVSPFVALPDRPDRETWRDVAALYGPGAVVAATGSPDAVPADWEILLRGRGVQLVDDGVRARPDEEAVRLGPADVPEMLALVEHARPGPFLPRTIELGGYLGIRRGGALVAMAGERLRPPGWTEISAVCTAESHRGRGLGSRLVRAVAAGIRERGDTPFLHTSAENTTAIRLYESLGFRLRRHVTFLGLRTPGGGPGA, encoded by the coding sequence ATGCCCCAGTACCCCGTGCTCATCCCCGACGACGCCCCGGACACCGCCGAGCGGCGCCACCCCCTGGACAACCCGGCCCGCGCCGCCCTGCTCGGCCCGCACGCCCACCTGGCCGAGCGAAGCGGCGAGGTGCTGCGCTACCCGGCCGACGTGTCGCCGTTCGTCGCCCTCCCCGACCGGCCCGACCGGGAGACCTGGCGGGACGTCGCGGCGCTGTACGGCCCGGGCGCCGTCGTCGCCGCCACCGGCTCCCCGGACGCCGTACCGGCCGACTGGGAGATCCTGCTGCGGGGCCGGGGAGTCCAGCTGGTGGACGACGGCGTCCGGGCCCGGCCCGACGAGGAGGCCGTCCGGCTGGGCCCCGCCGACGTACCGGAGATGCTGGCGCTGGTGGAGCACGCCCGGCCCGGCCCGTTCCTGCCCCGGACCATCGAACTCGGCGGCTACCTGGGCATCCGCCGCGGCGGCGCGCTGGTCGCGATGGCGGGGGAGCGCCTGCGCCCGCCGGGCTGGACCGAGATCAGCGCCGTCTGCACGGCCGAGTCCCACCGGGGCCGGGGGCTCGGCTCCCGGCTGGTCCGGGCGGTCGCGGCCGGGATCCGTGAGCGGGGCGACACGCCGTTCCTGCACACCTCCGCCGAGAACACCACCGCGATCCGGCTCTACGAGTCGCTGGGGTTCCGGCTGCGCCGGCACGTCACCTTCCTGGGCCTGCGGACGCCCGGCGGGGGCCCGGGCGCGTGA
- a CDS encoding Gfo/Idh/MocA family protein yields the protein MSLTSAPDALLPVGVIGLGDIAQKAYLPVLGTLPGLDLRLMTRDRAKLDRIGEAHRIAPEHRFTDLGALIGSGIRAAFVHAATDQHVPIVEQLLTAGVDVYVDKPLDQTLDGSRRLVDLADRTGRSLMVGFNRRYAPGYVQAKERPRDLIVLQKNREGLPEAPRSMVFDDFIHVVDLLRFLAPGEIEQVDVRSRVRDGLVEHVVLTLSGEGFTALGIMNRVSGSTEEILQVSGGDSKREVHNLADVIDHRGQPTIRRRGDWVPVARQRGIEQVVLAFLDAVRTGKTIDAHDALRTHELCELIVGRLEGTATAATR from the coding sequence ATGAGCCTGACCTCCGCCCCCGACGCTCTCCTCCCCGTCGGGGTGATCGGGCTCGGCGACATCGCCCAGAAGGCCTACCTCCCGGTCCTCGGCACGCTGCCCGGCCTCGACCTGCGCCTGATGACCCGGGACCGGGCCAAGCTGGACCGGATCGGCGAGGCCCACCGGATCGCGCCCGAGCACCGGTTCACCGACCTCGGCGCGCTGATCGGCAGCGGCATCCGGGCCGCCTTCGTGCACGCCGCCACCGACCAGCACGTCCCGATCGTCGAGCAGTTGCTGACGGCCGGGGTCGACGTCTACGTGGACAAGCCGCTCGACCAGACCCTGGACGGGTCCCGCCGGCTGGTCGACCTCGCCGACCGCACGGGCCGCTCGCTGATGGTCGGTTTCAACCGCCGCTACGCGCCCGGCTACGTGCAGGCGAAGGAGCGGCCGCGCGACCTGATCGTCCTGCAGAAGAACCGCGAGGGCCTGCCCGAGGCGCCCCGCTCGATGGTCTTCGACGACTTCATCCACGTGGTGGACCTGCTGCGCTTCCTGGCGCCCGGTGAGATCGAGCAGGTCGACGTCCGCTCCCGGGTGCGCGACGGCCTCGTCGAGCACGTCGTCCTCACCCTCTCCGGTGAGGGCTTCACCGCCCTGGGCATCATGAACCGCGTCTCCGGCTCCACCGAGGAGATCCTCCAGGTCTCCGGCGGGGACTCCAAGCGCGAGGTCCACAACCTCGCCGACGTGATCGACCACCGCGGCCAGCCCACGATCCGCCGTCGCGGCGACTGGGTCCCGGTGGCCCGCCAGCGCGGCATCGAGCAGGTCGTCCTCGCCTTCCTCGACGCCGTCCGGACCGGAAAGACGATCGACGCCCACGACGCCCTGCGCACCCATGAGCTCTGCGAGCTGATCGTCGGGCGCCTGGAGGGAACGGCGACGGCCGCCACCCGGTAG